From Vigna unguiculata cultivar IT97K-499-35 chromosome 5, ASM411807v1, whole genome shotgun sequence, the proteins below share one genomic window:
- the LOC114186250 gene encoding heparan-alpha-glucosaminide N-acetyltransferase isoform X2 yields MILVDDAGGLIPALNHSPWNGLTLADYVMPFFLFIVGVSLALTYKKLSCRVDASRKAGLRALKLLVLGLFLQGGYFHRVNDLTYGVDIKQIRWMGILQRIALAYLVAALCEIWLKSDDTVNSGPSFLRKYRYQWYVALVISFVYLCLLYGLYVPDWEYQIQTEPSSEPKTFSVKCGVRGDTGPACNVVGMIDRTVLGIQHLYRRPIYARMPECSINSPDYGPLPPGAPAWCQAPFDPEGLLSSVMAIVTCLVGLHYGHIIVHFKDHRVRTIYWMIPTSCLVVFGLTLDLFGMHINKVLYSLSYMCVTAGAAGILFVGIYLMVDVCGYRRMTIFLEWMGMHALMIYVLAACNVFPIFLQGFYWGKPGNNILKLIGVGT; encoded by the exons ATGATACTAGTTGATGATGCCGGTGGACTCATTCCAGCGCTTAATCATTCCCCATGGAATGGTTTAACACTAGCTGATTATGTCATGCCGTTTTTCCTATTTATTGTTGGTGTTTCCCTCGCTCTCACATACAAG aAACTGTCTTGCAGAGTCGATGCATCAAGAAAAGCAGGTTTACGGGCTCTAAAACTTCTTGTGTTAGGCCTTTTTCTTCAAG GAGGTTATTTCCATCGTGTGAACGATCTGACATATGGAGTGGATATTAAACAGATAAGGTGGATGGGAATACTGCAG AGAATTGCATTAGCTTATTTGGTCGCTGCACTGTGTGAAATTTGGCTCAAGAGTGATGATACTGTTAATTCTGGACCATCCTTCCTAAGGAAGTATCGATACCAGTG GTATGTGGCTTTGGTAATTTCTTTCGTTTATCTTTGCTTGTTATATGGATTGTACGTTCCTGATTGGGAGTATCAAATTCAAACAGAACCTTCTTCAGAGCCTAAGACATTTTCT GTTAAATGTGGAGTAAGGGGTGACACTGGACCAGCATGCAACGTAGTTGGCATGATTGATAGAACGGTATTGGGTATACAACATTTGTACAGGAGACCAATATATGCACGGATGCCT GAATGCAGCATTAATTCTCCCGACTATGGACCATTGCCTCCTGGTGCTCCTGCTTGGTGTCAGGCTCCTTTTGATCCCGAAGGACTCTTAAG TTCAGTGATGGCTATTGTTACTTGCTTGGTTGGGTTGCACTATGGACATATTATTGTCCATTTTAAG GACCACAGAGTTAGAACCATATATTGGATGATCCCAACCTCTTGTCTTGTAGTTTTTGGCCTTACGTTGGATTTATTTG GAATGCATATAAATAAGGTTCTCTATTCCCTCAGTTACATGTGCGTCACTGCTGGTGCTGCAGGCATCCTCTTTGTCGGAATATACTTAATG GTTGACGTGTGTGGCTATAGACGAATGACTATTTTCTTGGAATGGATGGGCATGCATGCCTTGATGATTTATGTCCTAGCAGCTTGCAATGTATTTCCAATTTTCCTCCAAGGATTTTACTGGGGGAAGCCAGGCAATAACATT TTGAAGCTAATTGGAGTTGGTACATGA
- the LOC114184938 gene encoding glycine--tRNA ligase, mitochondrial 1 — MLKHLLRVRAIATTVSSSPKISSQLPIPLAFTFAFSLSSSTMAATDDSLRKSLADKQAAVDAQGNAVRALKAAGAPKPDIDAAIETLNALKLEKTSIERSLIGGSDTREAFRQAVVNTLERRLFYIPSFKIYRGVAGLFDYGPPGCAVKSNVLSFWRQHFVLEENMLEVDCPCVTPEVVLKASGHVDKFTDLMVKDEKTGTCYRADHLLKDFCNEKLQRDLALSSDKVSELKHVLATLDDLSAEELGAKIKEYEIVAPETKNALSDPYPFNLMFQTSIGPSGLSPGFMRPETAQGIFVNFKDLYYYNGNKLPFAAAQIGQAFRNEISPRQGLLRVREFTLAEIEHFVDPQDKSHPKYAEVADLEFLMFPREQQMSAQSAKRIPLRDAVSKGIVNNETLGYFIGRVYLFLTRLGIDKERLRFRQHLANEMAHYAADCWDAEIECSYGWIECVGIADRSAYDLRAHTDKSGVALVAQEKFSEPKEVEKLVITPVKKELGLAFKGNQRMVVEALEAMPEKEALDMKAALESKGEVEFEVCTLGKNVTIKKNMVTIQKEIKKEHQRVFTPSVIEPSFGIGRIIYCLFEHTFYTRPSKAGDEQLNVFRFPPLVAPIKCTVFPLVQNQKYEEVAKLISKSLTAAGISHKIDTTGTSIGKRYARTDELGVPFAITVDSTSSVTIRERDSKDQVRVDVEKAAIVVKEVTDGHRTWEDVWSTFPHHSSTSADD, encoded by the exons ATGCTTAAGCATTTACTGAGAGTGAGAGCGATAGCAACAACAGTATCTTCTTCACCTAAAATATCTTCTCAACTTCCAATTCCACTTGCTTTCACATTCGCATTCTCTCTATCATCTTCTACCATGGCCGCCACCGATGACTCCCTCCGCAAATCCCTTGCCGACAAGCAAGCCGCCGTCGACGCGCAGGGCAACGCCGTCCGCGCTCTCAAGGCAGCGGGCGCCCCCAAGCCGGATATCGACGCCGCCATCGAAACCCTAAATGCGCTCAAGCTGGAGAAAACGTCCATCGAACGCTCCCTCATCGGCGGTTCCGATACCCGCGAGGCGTTCAGGCAGGCTGTGGTGAACACCCTGGAGCGTCGCCTGTTCTACATCCCGTCGTTCAAGATCTACCGCGGCGTCGCCGGCCTCTTCGACTACGGTCCCCCCGGCTGCGCCGTGAAATCGAACGTCCTCTCATTCTGGCGGCAGCATTTCGTTCTGGAAGAGAACATGCTCGAGGTGGATTGCCCCTGCGTCACCCCCGAAGTCGTTCTCAAAGCCTCGGGACACGTGGACAAGTTCACCGATCTTATGGTAAAGGACGAGAAGACCGGCACGTGCTACCGCGCCGATCACTTGCTCAAGGATTTCTGCAACGAGAAGCTTCAGCGTGATCTCGCCTTGTCCTCTGACAAGGTTTCGGAGCTGAAGCACGTGCTTGCCACGTTGGATGATCTCTCTGCAGAGGAGCTTGGCGCTAAGATTAAGGAGTATGAGATTGTTGCTCCTGAGACAAAGAACGCGCTCTCTGACCCTTACCCTTTCAATTTGATGTTTCAGACTTCCATTGGCCCCTCTGGGTTGAGCCCTGGGTTCATGAGACCTGAAACTGCGCAGGGCATCTTCGTGAACTTTAAGGATTTGTATTATTACAATGGGAACAAGCTGCCTTTTGCCGCGGCGCAGATTGGTCAGGCGTTTAGGAATGAG ATATCTCCACGGCAAGGACTTCTCAGAGTGCGCGAATTCACATTGGCTGAGATTGAGCACTTTGTTGACCCTCAAGACAAGTCTCATCCTAAGTACGCTGAGGTTGCCGACTTGGAGTTCTTGATGTTCCCGAGGGAGCAGCAAATGTCTGCACAGTCTGCCAAGAGGATTCCTCTTCGTGATGCTGTTTCAAAG GGAATTGTCAATAACGAGACTCTTGGTTATTTCATTGGGAGAGTGTATCTTTTCTTGACGCGTCTTGGTATAGACAAGGAGCGATTGAGGTTTAGGCAACATCTTGCAAATGAGATGGCCCACTATGCTGCTGATTGTTGGGATGCCGAGATTGAATGCTCCTATGGATGGATTGAGTGTGTTGGAATTGCTGATAGATCTGCATATGATTTGCGTGCTCACACG GATAAAAGTGGTGTTGCTCTAGTGgctcaagaaaaattttcagaACCTAAGGAAGTGGAG AAATTGGTTATAACTCCAGTGAAAAAAGAGTTGGGTCTGGCATTCAAGGGAAACCAGAGGATGGTGGTTGAAGCACTTGAG GCAATGCCTGAGAAAGAAGCTTTGGATATGAAGGCTGCTCTTGAGTCAAAGGGGGAGGTGGAGTTTGAAGTGTGTACACTTGGGAAAAATGTGACTATTAAGAAGAATATGGTCACCATTCAAAAGGAGATAAAGAAAGAGCACCAGCGAGTTTTTACACCGTCTGTGATTGAACCATCATTTGGGATTGGACGGATAATTTATTGCCTCTTTGAGCACACGTTCTACACAAGGCCAAGCAAAGCCGGTGATGAACAGTTAAATGTATTTCGCTTCCCTCCACTTGTAGCTCCAATTAAGTGTACAGTTTTCCCACTGGTTCAGAATCAGAAGTATGAGGAGGTTGCTAAACTCATTTCCAAGTCATTAACTGCTGCGGGAATTTCACATAAGATTGACACTACAG GTACATCAATTGGAAAACGATATGCAAGAACAGATGAACTTGGCGTGCCATTTGCTATCACTGTAGATTCAACATCATCAGTGACTATTCGGGAGAGGGACAGTAAGGATCAAGTTCGTGTTGATGTGGAAAAAGCTGCCATTGTTGTTAAGGAGGTAACTGATGGCCATAGGACATGGGAAGATGTGTGGTCAACCTTCCCTCATCACTCTTCTACATCTGCAGATGATTGA
- the LOC114185685 gene encoding 2-alkenal reductase (NADP(+)-dependent), protein MAEEVVQNKKVTFKGYIDDVPKETDMELTLSNIELNPPPQGSAAIIVKNLYLSCDPYMRGRMRDFHGSYIPPFVPGQALEGFGVSKVIHSDNPNYKPGDFITGFTGWEEYSLIQRTEQLRKILPDDRIPLSFHVGLLGMPGFTAYAGFFEVCSPTKGEYVFVSAASGAVGQLVGQLAKLHGCYVVGSAGSKEKVDLLKNKLGFDEAFNYKEELDLNAALQRYFPQGIDIYFDNVGGDMLDAALLNMRIHGRIAVCGMVSQQSLSKPKGIYNLFNLISRRIRMQGFLQSDYLHLYPRFLEDVSDYYKQGKIVYIEDMNEGLESAPAAFVGLFHGKNVGKQVIRVAHE, encoded by the exons ATGGCAGAAGAAGTAGTGCAGAACAAGAAGGTTACATTCAAAGGCTACATAGATGATGTTCCTAAAGAAACCGATATGGAACTCACACTTTCAAACATTGAGCTCAACCCTCCGCCACAAGGCTCCGCAGCAATTATCGTGAAGAACCTTTATCTCTCTTGCGATCCATACATGCGAGGTCGCATGCGAGATTTCCACGGATCTTATATCCCTCCTTTTGTCCCTGGCCAG GCACTTGAAGGATTTGGTGTGTCTAAAGTTATACACTCTGATAATCCAAATTACAAGCCTGGTGATTTTATTACCGGGTTCACTGGCTGGGAAGAGTATAGTCTCATCCAGAGAACAGAGCAGCTCAGAAAAATTCTGCCTGATGATCGCATTCCTCTCTCCTTCCATGTCGGTCTTCTTG gaaTGCCAGGTTTTACTGCGTATGCGGGATTTTTTGAGGTTTGCAGCCCAACCAAAGGAgaatatgtttttgtatctGCAGCATCTGGTGCGGTGGGTCAGCTTGTAGGTCAACTTGCTAAGTTGCACGGTTGCTACGTCGTTGGAAGTGCTGGATCAAAGGAAAAG GTTGACCTTCTAAAGAATAAGCTTGGATTCGATGAAGCTTTTAACTACAAAGAAGAACTAGACTTAAATGCGGCTCTACAAAG GTATTTTCCACAAGGCATTGACATCTACTTTGACAATGTGGGTGGGGACATGCTTGATGCTGCTCTCCTTAACATGAGGATTCATGGTAGAATTGCAGTTTGTGGGATGGTATCTCAGCAAAGCCTTTCCAAGCCCAAAGGAATATACAATTTATTCAACCTCATTTCAAGGCGCATCAGAATGCAGGGTTTTTTGCAAAGTGATTACTTGCATCTATACCCGCGCTTTTTGGAAGATGTCTCAGATTACTACAAGCAGGGAAAGATTGTGTACATTGAAGACATGAATGAAGGCTTGGAAAGTGCTCCAGCTGCTTTCGTTGGACTTTTTCATGGCAAGAATGTTGGTAAGCAAGTCATTCGTGTTGCCcatgaatga
- the LOC114184970 gene encoding 14-3-3-like protein A, giving the protein MADSSREENVYMAKLAEQAERYEEMVEFMEKVAKTVEVEELTVEERNLLSVAYKNVIGARRASWRIISSIEQKEESRGNEDHVAIIKEYRGKIETELSKICDGILNLLESNLIPSAQSPESKVFYLKMKGDYHRYLAEFKTGAERKDAAESTLLAYKSAQDIALADLAPTHPIRLGLALNFSVFYYEILNSPDRACNLAKQAFDEAISELDTLGEESYKDSTLIMQLLRDNLTLWTSDITDDAGEEIKETTKQPAE; this is encoded by the exons ATGGCAGATTCTTCTCGGGAGGAGAATGTTTACATGGCGAAGTTGGCCGAGCAGGCTGAGCGGTACGAGGAGATGGTTGAGTTTATGGAGAAGGTAGCGAAGACTGTGGAGGTTGAGGAATTGACTGTGGAGGAGAGGAATCTTCTCTCTGTGGCATACAAGAACGTGATTGGGGCGAGGAGGGCTTCATGGAGGATTATATCCTCCATTGAGCAGAAGGAGGAGAGCAGAGGCAATGAGGACCACGTCGCTATTATAAAGGAGTACAGGGGAAAGATTGAGACCGAACTCAGCAAGATCTGTGATGGGATTTTGAACCTCCTCGAGTCCAACCTCATCCCTTCTGCTCAATCTCCCGAAAGTAAAGTCTTTTACCTTAAGATGAAGGGTGATTACCACAGGTACCTTGCTGAGTTTAAGACTGGGGCAGAGAGGAAAGATGCTGCAGAGAGTACTTTGCTTGCTTACAAATCCGCTCAg GATATTGCTCTTGCTGACCTGGCCCCCACCCACCCTATTAGGCTTGGACTTGCTCTCAACTTTTCTGTGTTCTATTATGAAATCCTTAACTCACCAGATCGTGCTTGTAATCTTGCCAAGCAG GCATTTGATGAGGCAATTTCCGAGCTTGACACATTGGGTGAAGAGTCATACAAAGATAGTACATTGATCATGCAACTTCTCCGTGACAATCTGACTTTGTGGACATCAGACATCACg GACGATGCTGGAGAAGAGATCAAGGAGACAACCAAGCAACCAGCTGAATAG
- the LOC114186250 gene encoding heparan-alpha-glucosaminide N-acetyltransferase isoform X1, whose amino-acid sequence MASYEAIKNFEDDEDDVEMALPHSQISESRSQTLSSTIAETTPLNIHNVQEQLSTSSRNQPQTVAKPPRLVSLDVFRGLTVALMILVDDAGGLIPALNHSPWNGLTLADYVMPFFLFIVGVSLALTYKKLSCRVDASRKAGLRALKLLVLGLFLQGGYFHRVNDLTYGVDIKQIRWMGILQRIALAYLVAALCEIWLKSDDTVNSGPSFLRKYRYQWYVALVISFVYLCLLYGLYVPDWEYQIQTEPSSEPKTFSVKCGVRGDTGPACNVVGMIDRTVLGIQHLYRRPIYARMPECSINSPDYGPLPPGAPAWCQAPFDPEGLLSSVMAIVTCLVGLHYGHIIVHFKDHRVRTIYWMIPTSCLVVFGLTLDLFGMHINKVLYSLSYMCVTAGAAGILFVGIYLMVDVCGYRRMTIFLEWMGMHALMIYVLAACNVFPIFLQGFYWGKPGNNILKLIGVGT is encoded by the exons ATGGCGAGTTACGAGGCTATCAAGAACTTTGAGGATGATGAAGATGACGTGGAGATGGCACTTCCCCATAGCCAGATCTCTGAATCAAGATCTCAAACTCTTTCTTCCACCATTGCCGAAACCACTCCGCTTAACATTCACAACGTTCAGGAACAACTATCTACCTCCTCCAGGAATCAACCACAGACTGTGGCAAAACCTCCGCGTCTAGTTTCCCTCGACGTTTTTCGCGGACTCACCGTTGCG CTGATGATACTAGTTGATGATGCCGGTGGACTCATTCCAGCGCTTAATCATTCCCCATGGAATGGTTTAACACTAGCTGATTATGTCATGCCGTTTTTCCTATTTATTGTTGGTGTTTCCCTCGCTCTCACATACAAG aAACTGTCTTGCAGAGTCGATGCATCAAGAAAAGCAGGTTTACGGGCTCTAAAACTTCTTGTGTTAGGCCTTTTTCTTCAAG GAGGTTATTTCCATCGTGTGAACGATCTGACATATGGAGTGGATATTAAACAGATAAGGTGGATGGGAATACTGCAG AGAATTGCATTAGCTTATTTGGTCGCTGCACTGTGTGAAATTTGGCTCAAGAGTGATGATACTGTTAATTCTGGACCATCCTTCCTAAGGAAGTATCGATACCAGTG GTATGTGGCTTTGGTAATTTCTTTCGTTTATCTTTGCTTGTTATATGGATTGTACGTTCCTGATTGGGAGTATCAAATTCAAACAGAACCTTCTTCAGAGCCTAAGACATTTTCT GTTAAATGTGGAGTAAGGGGTGACACTGGACCAGCATGCAACGTAGTTGGCATGATTGATAGAACGGTATTGGGTATACAACATTTGTACAGGAGACCAATATATGCACGGATGCCT GAATGCAGCATTAATTCTCCCGACTATGGACCATTGCCTCCTGGTGCTCCTGCTTGGTGTCAGGCTCCTTTTGATCCCGAAGGACTCTTAAG TTCAGTGATGGCTATTGTTACTTGCTTGGTTGGGTTGCACTATGGACATATTATTGTCCATTTTAAG GACCACAGAGTTAGAACCATATATTGGATGATCCCAACCTCTTGTCTTGTAGTTTTTGGCCTTACGTTGGATTTATTTG GAATGCATATAAATAAGGTTCTCTATTCCCTCAGTTACATGTGCGTCACTGCTGGTGCTGCAGGCATCCTCTTTGTCGGAATATACTTAATG GTTGACGTGTGTGGCTATAGACGAATGACTATTTTCTTGGAATGGATGGGCATGCATGCCTTGATGATTTATGTCCTAGCAGCTTGCAATGTATTTCCAATTTTCCTCCAAGGATTTTACTGGGGGAAGCCAGGCAATAACATT TTGAAGCTAATTGGAGTTGGTACATGA